The Streptomyces sp. NBC_01775 genome includes a region encoding these proteins:
- a CDS encoding DNA polymerase III subunit beta family protein, translating to MDDTDAPMSIGAFARRVGLAPSALRFYDDCDVLRPAYVDGATGYRYYLAGQEARAVLVRRLREAGMPLTEASAVLEGSHEEALAVLEEHAARTRRTAASAQSAIEEILRDMGALGTGAPGERLRTRAGVRVHARVGGAELASAVRQVAPAVAPASVREEFPVLGCVLIELDGQEVRLVATDRYRLAVRTLRPSSVEGGSCRVLVGASEMKDLAAWALRLPEVTLEVDERGARLLGEWDTRAVLTVDETFPDYQLILDDLPPAQHRAIVDRAALRSALVVSGEGGPGPVVLRTEEGTEEGTEDGTGARRLTLVSTHESPLVDRGAANASLPALCTGAPLRIAFDPAVMLAALDAGVGPDVLLEISSPTRPVVVRSADQGSFTTLVMPVQDARADAPAAT from the coding sequence ATGGACGACACCGACGCGCCGATGAGTATCGGCGCCTTCGCGCGCCGGGTGGGGCTGGCTCCGAGTGCCCTGCGGTTCTACGACGACTGCGACGTGCTGCGTCCCGCCTACGTGGACGGGGCGACGGGCTACCGCTACTACCTAGCGGGTCAGGAGGCACGCGCGGTCCTGGTGCGGCGGTTGCGCGAAGCCGGAATGCCGCTCACCGAGGCGTCGGCGGTGCTCGAAGGCAGTCACGAGGAGGCGCTGGCCGTACTGGAGGAGCACGCAGCAAGGACGCGGCGGACGGCGGCGTCGGCTCAGTCGGCGATCGAGGAGATCCTCCGTGACATGGGGGCGTTGGGAACAGGCGCGCCTGGCGAGCGGCTGCGCACTCGTGCCGGTGTCCGTGTCCATGCCCGCGTCGGCGGCGCGGAGTTGGCCAGCGCCGTGCGGCAGGTCGCACCGGCGGTGGCCCCCGCTTCTGTGCGGGAGGAGTTCCCCGTCCTCGGCTGCGTACTGATCGAACTCGACGGCCAGGAAGTGCGTCTGGTGGCCACGGACCGCTACCGCCTGGCCGTGCGCACCCTGCGTCCCAGCTCCGTCGAGGGCGGCTCGTGCCGGGTACTGGTCGGCGCCTCGGAGATGAAGGACCTCGCCGCCTGGGCCCTGCGACTGCCCGAGGTCACTCTCGAGGTGGACGAGCGGGGCGCGCGGCTCCTCGGCGAGTGGGACACACGGGCTGTGCTCACCGTCGACGAGACGTTCCCCGACTATCAGCTGATCCTGGACGACCTGCCACCCGCCCAGCACCGGGCCATCGTGGACCGGGCCGCTCTGCGCTCGGCGCTCGTGGTCAGCGGGGAGGGCGGACCCGGTCCCGTCGTGCTGCGGACGGAAGAGGGGACGGAAGAGGGGACGGAAGACGGAACGGGAGCGCGGCGGCTCACACTCGTGTCCACACACGAGTCCCCGCTCGTGGACCGGGGCGCGGCCAATGCCTCGCTCCCCGCCCTCTGCACGGGAGCGCCGCTGCGTATCGCGTTCGACCCGGCGGTGATGCTCGCGGCGCTCGATGCCGGTGTGGGACCCGACGTGCTGCTGGAGATCTCGTCGCCGACCCGGCCGGTCGTGGTCCGCTCCGCCGACCAGGGCAGTTTCACCACTTTGGTCATGCCGGTGCAGGACGCCCGGGCCGACGCCCCGGCCGCCACCTGA
- a CDS encoding DUF6191 domain-containing protein has translation MGASITEELHTMWNGNKHIQLEQRRVDMTLQDNEHDGAPPRTGIDLDKGTGLIRRGGWAPGP, from the coding sequence GTGGGCGCCTCCATCACCGAGGAGCTGCACACGATGTGGAACGGCAACAAGCACATACAGCTGGAACAGCGCAGGGTGGACATGACCTTGCAGGACAACGAACACGACGGCGCCCCGCCTCGCACGGGCATCGACCTGGACAAGGGCACAGGGCTGATACGCAGGGGCGGCTGGGCGCCCGGCCCTTGA
- a CDS encoding LysR family transcriptional regulator, producing the protein MERQEMEIFLALAEELHFGRTAERVGVSQGRVSQTIARLERRIGARLFDRTSRRVALTAIGERLNVGIAPAYRTIQEEIARATAAARGITGTLRIGFSAPFTGHLLLRVAEEFCEIHPEVRVEVQALPLSDPFGGLRGEEIDFQVTETPVREPDITTGPVLVSQPRMLFVPASHHLADRSSVSLEDLGGTTMLTVGGPVPDYWIDYHVPRQTPSGRPIPRGQAIMHWEDALALVRMGKGVVPVAEAGAREHARRGLTAVPFRDAAPFEYAALWLTHRENPLAHAFVAMAHHFTTKAGGPSRVDAALQ; encoded by the coding sequence ATGGAACGACAGGAAATGGAGATCTTCCTCGCGCTGGCCGAGGAGTTGCATTTCGGCCGCACGGCGGAGCGGGTGGGAGTGTCCCAGGGGCGCGTCAGCCAGACGATCGCCCGCCTGGAGCGGCGCATCGGCGCCCGGCTGTTCGACCGCACCAGCCGCAGGGTCGCGCTGACCGCCATCGGCGAGCGGCTCAACGTGGGCATCGCTCCGGCGTACCGGACCATCCAGGAGGAGATCGCGCGGGCGACAGCAGCCGCCCGGGGGATCACCGGCACCCTGCGCATCGGCTTCTCCGCGCCGTTCACCGGGCATCTGCTGCTGAGGGTGGCGGAGGAGTTCTGCGAGATCCACCCGGAGGTACGGGTCGAGGTGCAGGCCCTGCCGCTGTCCGACCCGTTCGGCGGGCTGCGTGGCGAGGAGATCGACTTCCAGGTGACGGAAACCCCGGTGCGGGAGCCGGACATCACCACCGGCCCGGTGCTGGTCTCCCAGCCCCGGATGCTGTTCGTCCCCGCGTCGCACCACCTCGCCGACCGAAGCTCCGTCAGCCTGGAGGACCTCGGCGGGACGACGATGCTCACGGTCGGCGGCCCGGTGCCCGACTACTGGATCGACTACCACGTGCCCCGGCAGACGCCCTCGGGCCGGCCCATACCGCGAGGTCAGGCCATCATGCACTGGGAGGACGCGCTGGCCCTCGTCCGCATGGGCAAGGGCGTGGTCCCCGTGGCGGAGGCAGGCGCCCGCGAGCACGCCCGCCGCGGCCTCACCGCCGTACCCTTCAGGGACGCGGCGCCCTTCGAGTACGCGGCCCTATGGCTCACCCACCGCGAGAACCCTCTCGCCCACGCTTTCGTGGCCATGGCCCACCACTTCACCACGAAAGCCGGCGGCCCTTCCCGCGTGGACGCCGCTCTCCAGTGA
- a CDS encoding MBL fold metallo-hydrolase, with product MNETVDHDGARLRRPSAVSSLHLGATRVSYVPDGVVQLRPRGWLPSATERHWAEYADHLNDTGHLVAGIGGLLVERGERALLIDTGFGPTYVPEEPDHPLTGAIHGGALLDNLARLGRDPAEIEAVAFTHLHTDHVGWACRQPQAFTAATFFVPAAEWNGRRRGDAGGAVAGREVTPALLDRLAPRLRLVRAGEEIFPGVRVTSLPGHTAGHAGYTVSSGGQRLIAFGDLLHSPLQIRHPEWPAPPDRDPGQAADHRRRLVNELTRTDTLGFGLHFPDVVFGRARCGASGAAVWHPEL from the coding sequence GTGAACGAGACGGTCGACCATGACGGGGCACGGCTGCGCAGACCGTCCGCCGTCAGCTCCCTCCACCTGGGCGCGACGAGGGTCAGCTACGTGCCCGACGGAGTGGTGCAGCTGCGTCCGCGCGGCTGGCTGCCGTCCGCGACGGAGCGGCACTGGGCCGAGTACGCCGACCACCTCAACGACACCGGCCATCTGGTCGCCGGTATCGGCGGGCTCCTGGTGGAGCGCGGCGAGCGGGCGCTGCTGATCGACACCGGCTTCGGCCCCACCTACGTACCCGAGGAACCGGACCACCCGCTGACCGGCGCCATCCACGGTGGCGCTCTCCTGGACAACCTGGCCCGGCTCGGCCGCGACCCGGCGGAGATCGAAGCCGTGGCCTTCACCCACCTCCACACCGACCATGTGGGCTGGGCCTGCCGGCAGCCGCAGGCGTTCACCGCCGCGACGTTCTTCGTCCCCGCGGCGGAGTGGAACGGCCGCCGTCGTGGGGACGCGGGCGGGGCGGTGGCCGGGCGTGAGGTCACTCCCGCGCTGCTCGACCGGCTCGCGCCCCGGCTGCGGCTGGTGCGCGCCGGTGAGGAGATCTTTCCCGGCGTACGGGTCACGTCCCTGCCGGGGCACACCGCCGGGCACGCCGGCTACACCGTCAGCTCCGGCGGACAGCGTCTGATCGCGTTCGGCGACCTGCTGCACTCGCCGTTGCAGATCCGGCACCCGGAATGGCCGGCCCCGCCCGACCGCGATCCGGGCCAGGCCGCCGATCACCGCAGACGGCTTGTCAACGAGCTGACGCGTACCGACACGCTCGGCTTCGGACTCCACTTCCCCGACGTGGTGTTCGGGCGCGCGCGGTGCGGTGCGAGCGGTGCTGCCGTCTGGCACCCCGAGCTCTGA
- a CDS encoding SUKH-4 family immunity protein produces MTAVPRAGHPGAEGEARARRLDPGALPEGLTHEPSRRFLVEEGLPLAAAELEFTGIRDGRCGTPATRGAGARMLVLGESAQDDARLVLDGARGTVLLVAGEGDEARHDLIASSLPQLAKMAQEIEAVSRSPRQEPVGEERRGLAVLAEVRSDAEGRLRRIDPEVYARGPASRAGAPGAGAAVGGGDGSGSESGSVGDGSDEGAGRGGAAAHWSTALLLRTLHWAARPGGPGELAYALEPGLVAEAAEDGRVRRFEDWELPRSLTHGPTRRLLTEVGLPYDADLFALQDGPLDTMAEVHLDCFPEQANPATGAARTAVLPYTRRGSQRDFLAVGWWALDLAVALDGTTGRVELPDWYDEGSPARYLHQDLSALLYACWTYKRIRTEWERWDPHAGGQPGPWRVFCPRRPLAHRVADLIKAVDPPAFATSDHSWQHLAAARNHTGGLL; encoded by the coding sequence ATGACTGCTGTTCCACGTGCCGGTCATCCGGGTGCGGAGGGGGAAGCGCGGGCGCGACGGCTCGATCCCGGGGCGTTGCCGGAAGGGCTGACCCATGAGCCGAGCCGACGGTTCCTGGTGGAGGAAGGCCTGCCCCTGGCGGCGGCCGAGCTGGAATTCACCGGCATCCGCGACGGGCGATGCGGGACGCCGGCCACCCGCGGCGCGGGAGCCCGCATGCTCGTTCTCGGAGAGTCCGCGCAGGACGACGCGCGCCTGGTGCTCGACGGGGCGAGGGGCACCGTGCTTCTGGTGGCAGGGGAAGGCGACGAGGCGCGCCACGACCTCATCGCCTCCAGCCTCCCCCAACTGGCAAAAATGGCACAGGAGATCGAGGCGGTCTCCCGCTCCCCCCGCCAGGAGCCGGTGGGGGAGGAGCGGCGGGGGCTGGCCGTCCTGGCCGAAGTGCGGAGCGACGCCGAAGGACGGCTGCGACGTATCGACCCGGAGGTCTACGCCCGTGGCCCGGCGTCCCGTGCGGGCGCGCCCGGTGCGGGCGCAGCCGTGGGAGGCGGAGACGGGAGCGGATCCGAGAGCGGATCGGTGGGAGACGGATCCGATGAAGGCGCAGGCCGGGGAGGCGCGGCTGCTCACTGGAGCACGGCGCTGCTGCTGCGGACCCTGCACTGGGCCGCCCGCCCCGGCGGCCCCGGCGAACTCGCCTACGCCCTGGAGCCCGGCCTGGTCGCGGAGGCCGCCGAGGACGGCCGGGTGCGCCGGTTCGAGGACTGGGAGCTTCCCCGCAGCCTCACCCACGGCCCCACGCGCCGTCTGCTCACCGAGGTCGGACTGCCCTACGACGCCGACCTCTTCGCCCTCCAGGACGGCCCCCTGGACACCATGGCCGAGGTCCACCTCGACTGCTTCCCCGAGCAGGCGAACCCGGCGACCGGAGCCGCCCGGACCGCGGTGCTCCCGTACACCCGGCGCGGCTCCCAGCGGGACTTCCTCGCTGTCGGCTGGTGGGCGCTGGACCTGGCCGTCGCGCTCGACGGCACCACCGGGCGGGTGGAGCTGCCCGACTGGTACGACGAGGGCAGCCCGGCCCGCTATCTCCACCAGGATCTGTCTGCCCTGCTCTACGCCTGCTGGACGTACAAGCGGATACGCACCGAATGGGAACGGTGGGACCCGCACGCGGGCGGGCAGCCGGGCCCCTGGCGGGTGTTCTGCCCCCGGCGTCCGCTGGCCCACCGCGTCGCCGACCTGATCAAAGCCGTCGACCCGCCCGCCTTCGCCACCTCCGACCACTCCTGGCAGCACCTCGCCGCGGCGCGCAACCACACCGGCGGCCTGCTGTGA
- a CDS encoding aldo/keto reductase gives MRANCSRPPSNEAAAKRIAATLDATPAQVALAWLLAHYAGTLLIPGTANPSHLSENLAAGSVRLPSEALAELNGVAGEGG, from the coding sequence ATGCGGGCCAACTGCTCTCGCCCGCCCTCCAACGAGGCCGCGGCGAAGAGGATCGCCGCCACCCTGGACGCCACCCCCGCCCAGGTGGCCCTCGCCTGGCTGCTGGCGCACTACGCCGGCACCCTGCTGATCCCCGGCACCGCCAACCCGTCCCACCTCTCCGAGAACCTGGCGGCGGGCAGCGTCCGGCTACCGTCTGAGGCCCTCGCGGAGCTGAACGGGGTTGCGGGGGAAGGCGGCTGA
- a CDS encoding TetR/AcrR family transcriptional regulator, with protein sequence MPAQRADARRNYARILAVAEEEVAAHGADASLEQIARTAGVGSATVRRHFPSRSALLEAVFRERIETLCAHARELEGAEDPRAALLEWLRALTVYAACARGLAVCLTQDSLADEHDMNACSTRLDEAGTALLRRAADAGAVTPDVTISDLLTLIAGLVLATEHHPDPSTEADRLLRLTVAGISPRQ encoded by the coding sequence ATGCCCGCGCAGCGTGCGGACGCCCGGCGCAACTACGCGCGCATCCTCGCCGTGGCCGAGGAGGAGGTCGCGGCACACGGCGCCGACGCCTCCTTGGAACAGATCGCCCGCACGGCGGGGGTCGGCTCGGCCACCGTGCGCCGCCACTTCCCCAGTCGGAGTGCGCTGCTGGAGGCCGTCTTCCGCGAGCGCATCGAAACGCTGTGCGCCCACGCCCGCGAGCTGGAGGGGGCGGAGGACCCGCGGGCCGCGCTCCTGGAATGGCTGAGAGCGCTCACCGTGTACGCGGCCTGCGCGCGAGGCCTGGCCGTCTGCCTGACCCAGGACTCCCTGGCGGACGAGCACGACATGAACGCCTGCTCCACCAGGCTCGACGAGGCGGGTACCGCACTGCTGCGCCGCGCCGCCGACGCGGGCGCGGTGACCCCCGACGTCACCATCTCCGACCTGCTCACCCTGATCGCCGGCCTGGTCCTGGCCACGGAACACCACCCGGACCCGTCCACGGAGGCCGACCGGCTGCTGCGCCTGACAGTGGCGGGGATCAGCCCACGGCAGTGA
- a CDS encoding NmrA family NAD(P)-binding protein — protein sequence MSAASAPVLVTGATGRQGSATARALLAAGVPVRALVRDPATDRAQAVAALGAQLVTGDLYEPDSVRRAADGARAVFSVQMPDLNNLQGDSEWVQARNLIDAARDAGVGQFVHTSVSGAGQHQAAPGWAEGRWVAMEHYYESKAAIQDRVREAGFRHWTLLKPAFFMENFLSPSLLLPHGPEGGLVTVLKPGTEISLIAVADIGAAAAAAFADPERFDGVELELAGECLPMTRITEVLSHALGVELSAPSMTADEARVAGTLDLTGGHEWLNVVGQPARPAHAQAYGVPLTGFEEWAKTHLRP from the coding sequence ATGTCCGCAGCTTCCGCACCCGTCCTGGTCACCGGCGCCACCGGCCGGCAGGGCAGTGCCACCGCCCGCGCCCTGCTCGCGGCGGGGGTGCCCGTACGGGCCCTGGTCCGCGACCCGGCCACCGACCGAGCCCAGGCCGTTGCCGCGCTCGGCGCCCAGCTGGTCACCGGCGATCTGTACGAACCCGACTCGGTACGGCGCGCGGCCGATGGCGCACGCGCCGTCTTCTCCGTACAGATGCCCGACCTGAACAACCTCCAGGGCGACTCCGAGTGGGTCCAGGCGCGCAATCTGATCGACGCGGCGCGGGACGCCGGCGTCGGCCAGTTCGTGCACACCTCCGTCTCCGGCGCCGGGCAGCACCAGGCGGCACCCGGCTGGGCGGAGGGCCGCTGGGTGGCGATGGAGCACTACTACGAGAGCAAGGCCGCGATCCAGGACCGCGTCCGCGAGGCGGGCTTCCGGCACTGGACGCTCCTCAAGCCGGCCTTCTTCATGGAGAACTTCCTCTCCCCGTCCCTCCTGCTCCCGCACGGGCCGGAGGGAGGCCTGGTCACGGTCCTCAAGCCGGGCACCGAAATCTCCCTCATCGCGGTCGCGGACATCGGCGCGGCGGCTGCCGCGGCCTTCGCCGACCCGGAGCGGTTCGACGGGGTCGAGCTTGAACTGGCGGGCGAATGCCTGCCGATGACCCGTATCACCGAAGTCCTCTCCCACGCGCTGGGCGTGGAGCTGAGCGCACCGTCGATGACGGCGGACGAGGCGCGTGTCGCCGGAACGCTCGACCTGACCGGCGGGCACGAGTGGCTGAACGTGGTCGGTCAGCCCGCCCGCCCCGCGCACGCACAGGCGTACGGCGTCCCGCTGACCGGATTCGAGGAGTGGGCGAAGACGCACCTGCGCCCGTAG